The Leptospirales bacterium sequence CAACCTGACCAACCGCGACTTCCTGGTATCGCCGGCTACGGCACAACTGACCACGCTGATGTTTCGCAGCGGCTATTTTGATGTGATTGAGCCCTCGCTGGTTGATTCTGTGATTCGCAATCAGCAGGATATCACGCCTGAGAAACTGGCCATTTTACAAGAGCGCTTCGGAGCGCAGTACTTTCTCACCGGGACCTTGACCAACTTTGAAATACGGGAGCAAAAGTCGGGTTGGTGCGTACTGTTCTTTCTCGCCCAGCGACAGAGCCGCGAGTACATTGTCGAAACGGGAATCGACTACCGGCTGGTCTCCGTGCCCGATGCAAGGCTGCTGGATGCCGATTCGATCGAGAATCGTCGCACCGATTCGTCCGGCGCAGCGCACGTACTGTTCATTGGCGGCGGCACGGAAACTCGCGTCCTGCAGTCCAGCGGCGGTCAGCTCTTGCGCTACGCGATGCGTGATCTGGTCGAGCGAATGGTTCAGCGGATTCCACGTAACTGAGCAGGGCCGTGATGGAAGCCCTGGCTCGGCGCGGTCTGTCTGTACTGCTTTTGCTGCTCTCTGCTTGCGCTTCGGCGGCGGATACAAGCTATGAGCAACTGGAGGCCGAGGTTCAAGCTCAGCCGCCGGTCCCTGAGTCGTATCGCAAGTTGCGCGTTTTCGTTGCCGACTTCAGCAATTCCGCTAACATAGAAAGCTTCTCCATCCTCCCGGATGGAGACTATACCGGGCTCGTCCTGGACCGCGGGCAGAAGCCGGGCGGCCTTCAGGCCCCGCCTGCATCCGCCGGGAGTGCGCCGGCCACAGGCAGTGAGACGAACGATGCAGCAGAGCCTCCGACCAGCGCCGGACCGGAGAGCGAACAGACGCCGGCCAGGCAGGATGCGGCGCTGATCCTGCGTGAAACCATGGAAACGGAGCTATTTCAATCGGGTCGTTTTGAGATCGTACCAACTTTTGCCATGCAGGCTGCTATGCATACTGCGCAGGCGGAAGGACTCGATGCGGCGCAGGCAATGCTACGAGCCGCACACACGCTCCACATTGACTTGATCGTACTTGGCGACCTGACTGATTTCGAGATTCGCAACGAACGCAGTTACTGGAAGGTTCCGCTCTGGGCAATCGTCCTCGTCGGATCATTTTTTATTCGCAATGACGATTTGCGCAACCACGTCTGGTCCGCTTTGCTACGCGCCGCTTTCTGGGTTCCGCTCAACTCGCCCTTCTGGGGCTACGGTCTGGAATGGGAAAATCTGGAACTGATCGTTGATATGGGTCTTGATGTTCGCGCCATCGACCCCAACAACGGTGTTGTTCAGTTTTCCGATTCGTTGTCCATTTCACGCAAAGATCGGGTGAAGAACCTGAATCTTTTGATCTGGGCCTCCGACAACAGCGTGCGCATCACCCGGTCCAACGCCGGACGCCAAATGCGCTTCGGCGCCCGCGAAATGGCCGTGCGCCTATCGCGTTTTGCCGAAGCCCAACAAGGATTGCACTCCGGACTCTGAATTGCGGCCCGCGCCGCTGGCGGACAGAGTAGAGTCCGGGAAGCGAAGCAGCGGGCCGTCGCTTAAAATGGACGGTAGATGCCCAGGTAGGCGGCCAGCGCAGCAATCAGCGGCAAAGCAAACAGCAGGGCTTTTGCCAGCGAAGCTTTACGGCCGGCCATCGCCAGCGCGCCGCCGAGGAGCAGCCACAGTACTATTTTCAACCACGCCCAGAGCGGCGGCATTCCGCCAAGGCCCAGTTTATGCAACATGCCAAAGCCGCTGACAATCAGGAGCGCCAGGCCAATGCCGTGCAAGAGTGCAATCGGTCGACGCCAGGCGTTGTTGGCTTTTTGGCCGCCATTGATTGTAAACAGCGCCACGCCTCCGAGGGCCGCGCAGACGCCGACGACAGAGGCAATGTGCAAGATACGGTAGACTTCCAGATCCATGGGCATTCCTACTGTCGGCGCGGGGTCCAAGCGTCAAACCAAGCAAGGGCGCATCTCAAAAAAAGAAACCAGTGCACAGCGCCAGCGACCAAAATAGGCAGGCGCAGTCGCTGGGCCTCGAAGCAAAGAAATGTGTCTGATCTTCGTTTCCCATGATCCAGAAGGGCCCTGGCCGCTGGTCGTGGCCGCCAATCGTGACGAGTTTTTCGCTCGCCCCGCGCTGGCTGCGGATTTCTGGACCTCAGACCCTGGGATTCTGGGCGGACGTGATTTGAAAGAGGGCGGGGGCTGGCTTGCGCTACGGCGCGACGGCCGTTTTGCCTGTGTCACCAACTATCGTGATCCACAACTGCACAAAGATGGAAGAAAATCGCGCGGGGCTATTGTAGCCAATCTACTCCGGTCAAAGGATTCGCTTTCGTCGCTGCTGAGTGCACTGCGCGCCGAGCGCCGCGAATACAACGCGTTCAACCTGCTGGCAGGGGAGGGCGATGCCCTCTGGTTTTACGGCAGCGAAGATGATGATTTGCGCAAATTGACGCCTGGCCTTTACGGATTGAGCAATGCCAGTCTGGATACGCCGTGGCCAAAAGTTGAGCACGGCAAAGCGGAGATGGCGCTTGCGCTGCAGGCTGCCAGCGTCGGGCAGGGCGGGCCCCTGGAGTCCAATCGCCTCGCCTTACGTTCCGCATTGCTAACTTTACTCTCCAATGAACAGCGCGCGGCAGACTCGGAGCTGCCTGGAACCGGAATTCCGCTGGAGGCTGAAAGGGCCCTGTCTGCCCGTTTCATTCGCCTGCCGGGCTATGGTACGCGGGCCAGCACGACCGTGATCAAGGGCGACGGTCGTCTCGAGTTTTTTGAACGCAGCTTCGACGCCGATGGCAAGATCAGTGATGAACGCCGCCACGAACTGCAATCTTCGGCGACGGCCTTCAGACCCGGTCGTTGAATCCGTTTCCGTAGCCGCCTCCGCCTGGCGTTCGGATCTCCAGCGTTTCGCCAGGTTCGAAGACGCGCTCGACGGATGCTGGCAAAGACGACCTTTCGCCGTTGGCCGTCGTCAGCCAGTTTTCACCAGGCAGAGCGCTCCCGCCGCCATGCAGTCCTGGAGGCCCTTTGGCGCGCATGCTGGAGAGCATCGAAACTTGCATCCGGCGCAGGAAGCGCAAGCGGCGGATGACGCCGTCGCCGCCGCGCTGTTTTCCTGCTCCGCCGCTGCCGCGGCGCAGGGAAAATTCTTCAACCAGCACAGGGAAGCGCGCCTCCAGGATCTCAACGTCGGTGATTCGGGAATTGGTCATGTGTGTCTGCACGGCGCTTTGCCCGTCGTAGCCGGGTCCGGCGCCTGCGCCTCCACAGATGGTCTCGTAGTACTGAAGCGACGCATCGCCAAAGCTGAGATTGTTCATGGTTCCCTGGGAGGCAGCCTGCAGACCCATGGCCAGCAGGGCGGCGTTGACAATCGCCTGTGAGACTTCTACGTTCCCGGCGACGACTGCTGCCGGCGGTCTTGGCTGCAGCAAGCAGTCCTCCGGCAAAACCATCCGAAAGGCGCGCAAAAAGCCGGCGTTGAGCGGCGCATCGTGGCCGCTTGCCAGGCGAAGGACGTACATCAAAGCGGCGCGCACCACAGGCAGCGGGGCATTGAAATTGCCCGCATCCATCGGCGAGGATCCTCGAAAATCAAAGATCATCTTTCGGGTTTGCGGGTCAAGGCGACAGCTGACCGCAATGCGCCGGGCTTCATCTATTTCGATGAGCGATGTTCCTGGTAGAACACCGGACAATGCAGTCAGCGCCAGGCGCTCGGCGGCGTCGATGCTTTCCTTCATGCGCAGCTGCACCAGCTGCGATCCTTCGCGGGCTGCGAGGTCGGTCAGCATTGCTGCGCCGCGCTCACAGGCGGCCAGCTGTGCTTTCAGATCGCCCAAGTTCTGTTCAATGTTGCGCGCCGGCCAGG is a genomic window containing:
- a CDS encoding NRDE family protein, which codes for MCLIFVSHDPEGPWPLVVAANRDEFFARPALAADFWTSDPGILGGRDLKEGGGWLALRRDGRFACVTNYRDPQLHKDGRKSRGAIVANLLRSKDSLSSLLSALRAERREYNAFNLLAGEGDALWFYGSEDDDLRKLTPGLYGLSNASLDTPWPKVEHGKAEMALALQAASVGQGGPLESNRLALRSALLTLLSNEQRAADSELPGTGIPLEAERALSARFIRLPGYGTRASTTVIKGDGRLEFFERSFDADGKISDERRHELQSSATAFRPGR